A genome region from Tolypothrix sp. PCC 7712 includes the following:
- a CDS encoding HD family phosphohydrolase, with product MLSPKYYRQTTFRGKQSYLKNRLFTAGMLVLVVISLSSGLGYRFYNQPKLDVGKVAPQTLTAPNSVHVEDVKTTAEKRREARSGALAVWDVDSQVNEQIKQHLEQLLATGDQSRDQLGKFPIIRTAILSTATQTYLRQAPETQWQTVLQTLEKNSNLTGLNSAQQQAVKNLRSYRQSNSSVALSQVLKAIAQARQRYTTALNSLSENTSAQPQTLYDATFLNLSDADWQQAKIQMHQTLERMLAQGIYPGLSAHNLNSAIAMQVSVSVPKTAQPLANRLLSTVIIPNLIKDIEQTKVIAEKAAQAVEPTIVSIQKGEAIVKAGEKITQADFVLLDYFRLSQRSIDWLELTRFTAIVGLAVAVFRLVERRFYAKLRSSDYALIILLTLSAPLLIFLTKSFTGLPAIGLLLGSFYGSAIGGTVMGLLGILLSIGTELSWHDLIPSATSGILGGLMAGQWRFPGREAPRMREELATLGILIGLTQGGVYLLVNTAIAPLWYAVLGTAMLNGLAGLLWSILALGISPYLETVFDLVTPIRLAELSNPNRPLLKRLAHETPGTFQHTLFVATLAEAAARALHCHVELVRAGVLYHDIGKMHDPLGFIENQMAGPNKHDAINDPWKSAEIIKKHVSEGLVMARQYKLPSAIQAFIPEHQGTILIAYFYNEAQKQQQHHPEIVLHESDFRYDGPIPQSKETGIAMLADACEAALRSLKDATPEAALAMVNKILKARWQDHQLVDSGLTREEMSQIAYIFVQVWQQFHHKRIPYSKS from the coding sequence GTGTTAAGTCCTAAATATTACAGGCAAACTACATTTCGGGGTAAGCAATCCTATCTGAAAAACCGACTGTTTACTGCTGGGATGTTAGTGTTGGTTGTAATATCTCTCTCCAGTGGATTAGGCTACCGTTTTTATAATCAACCAAAACTGGATGTGGGAAAGGTAGCGCCTCAAACTCTCACCGCGCCTAATTCAGTCCATGTTGAAGATGTAAAAACGACAGCGGAAAAACGCCGAGAAGCGCGTAGTGGTGCATTGGCGGTGTGGGATGTCGATTCACAGGTGAATGAGCAAATTAAACAACATCTTGAGCAATTATTAGCAACAGGTGACCAAAGCCGCGATCAGTTGGGAAAATTTCCTATTATTAGAACTGCAATCTTGTCCACAGCCACGCAAACTTACTTGCGACAAGCACCAGAAACCCAATGGCAAACAGTATTGCAAACCTTGGAGAAAAATAGCAATCTGACTGGCTTAAATTCTGCTCAACAGCAAGCAGTCAAGAATTTGCGAAGTTATCGACAGTCTAACTCTTCTGTGGCTTTATCTCAAGTTTTAAAAGCGATCGCTCAAGCTCGTCAGCGCTATACTACCGCCCTCAATTCTCTGAGCGAAAATACCAGCGCTCAACCTCAAACCCTTTACGATGCTACTTTTTTGAATTTGTCTGATGCAGATTGGCAACAGGCTAAAATCCAAATGCATCAAACTTTAGAGCGGATGTTAGCACAGGGTATCTATCCAGGTTTATCTGCTCATAACTTGAACTCTGCGATCGCAATGCAGGTAAGTGTCTCTGTTCCCAAGACAGCGCAACCTTTAGCAAACCGATTGCTATCAACGGTAATTATTCCCAACCTAATTAAAGATATTGAGCAAACTAAGGTAATTGCAGAAAAAGCAGCACAAGCTGTAGAACCGACAATAGTCAGCATTCAAAAAGGTGAGGCGATTGTTAAGGCGGGAGAAAAAATTACTCAGGCTGATTTTGTACTATTAGACTACTTTCGCTTGAGCCAACGCAGCATCGACTGGCTGGAGCTAACGCGTTTCACAGCAATAGTAGGATTAGCAGTAGCTGTGTTTAGGTTAGTAGAAAGACGGTTTTATGCCAAGTTAAGAAGTAGCGATTATGCCTTAATCATTCTCCTCACGCTCAGTGCGCCGTTGCTGATATTTTTGACCAAATCATTTACAGGCTTACCAGCCATCGGTTTACTGCTGGGTAGCTTTTACGGTTCGGCAATTGGCGGTACTGTGATGGGGTTGCTAGGAATATTACTTTCAATTGGCACAGAACTGAGCTGGCATGATTTAATACCTAGCGCCACCAGTGGAATTCTGGGCGGATTAATGGCGGGACAATGGCGATTTCCGGGGAGAGAAGCACCACGAATGCGAGAGGAATTAGCTACCTTGGGAATTTTAATTGGGTTGACCCAGGGAGGTGTTTACTTATTAGTGAATACTGCGATCGCTCCTCTTTGGTATGCTGTTCTGGGTACAGCCATGCTCAATGGTTTGGCTGGGTTACTTTGGAGCATCTTAGCCCTAGGAATTAGCCCTTACCTAGAAACTGTATTTGATTTAGTCACACCAATTCGTTTAGCTGAATTGTCCAATCCCAATAGGCCTTTATTAAAACGCCTCGCCCATGAAACTCCAGGGACTTTTCAGCACACATTGTTTGTAGCCACCCTAGCAGAAGCAGCAGCCAGAGCATTACATTGTCATGTTGAACTGGTACGGGCTGGAGTTCTCTATCATGACATCGGGAAAATGCACGATCCCCTAGGGTTTATTGAAAACCAAATGGCAGGCCCGAATAAACATGATGCGATTAACGATCCCTGGAAAAGCGCGGAAATAATTAAAAAGCACGTGAGTGAAGGGTTGGTTATGGCTCGTCAGTATAAGCTACCTAGTGCTATTCAGGCTTTTATTCCCGAACACCAAGGCACGATTTTGATTGCATATTTCTACAATGAAGCCCAGAAACAACAGCAACATCATCCTGAAATAGTGTTGCACGAATCAGATTTTCGCTATGACGGCCCGATTCCCCAGTCAAAAGAAACGGGAATTGCCATGCTAGCTGACGCTTGTGAAGCCGCGTTGCGATCGCTCAAAGATGCAACCCCAGAAGCAGCACTAGCAATGGTCAACAAAATCCTGAAAGCACGTTGGCAGGATCATCAGTTGGTAGATTCAGGATTAACCAGGGAAGAAATGTCTCAAATTGCTTATATTTTTGTCCAGGTTTGGCAGCAATTTCATCACAAACGCATCCCTTATTCTAAATCCTAG
- a CDS encoding squalene/phytoene synthase family protein, translating to MDLRQDALQILKETSRTFYIPISILPSGLQEAVASAYLCMRAIDEIEDHPELDNQTKAQLLRTISLTLQAGVDGFAVDAFSSGFSGYENTLAEVTLGIREWSILAPESIAPRIWDATAAMADRMAYWAEQNWQIKTESDLDRYTFGVAGAVGLLLSDLWAWYDSTETNRTQAIGFGRGLQAVNILRNHAEDLKRGVDFYPEGWTAANMHEYARRNLALADAYTKHLPPSPALDFCQIPLTLAHGTLDALANGKEKLSRHDVLALLKKFIDVNMKAS from the coding sequence ATGGATTTACGTCAAGACGCACTGCAAATCCTGAAGGAAACTAGTCGAACTTTTTATATACCAATTAGTATTTTACCATCGGGATTACAAGAAGCAGTAGCGTCAGCATACTTGTGTATGCGAGCTATTGATGAAATTGAAGATCATCCAGAACTGGATAACCAAACTAAAGCGCAGCTATTAAGAACAATTAGCTTGACATTACAAGCAGGCGTAGATGGCTTTGCGGTTGATGCCTTCTCCTCAGGATTTAGTGGTTACGAGAATACTTTAGCAGAAGTTACCCTCGGAATTAGAGAATGGTCAATATTAGCACCTGAATCGATCGCACCTCGAATTTGGGATGCAACCGCTGCAATGGCAGACCGGATGGCGTACTGGGCCGAACAAAATTGGCAGATTAAAACAGAATCGGATTTAGATCGTTACACATTTGGGGTTGCAGGGGCGGTGGGGTTACTATTATCAGATTTATGGGCTTGGTATGACAGCACAGAAACTAACCGCACTCAAGCTATAGGTTTTGGACGTGGCTTACAAGCAGTGAATATCCTACGTAATCACGCGGAAGATTTGAAACGGGGTGTAGACTTTTATCCTGAAGGTTGGACTGCCGCAAATATGCATGAATACGCACGCCGCAATTTAGCCTTGGCTGATGCTTACACTAAACACCTGCCACCCAGCCCTGCTTTAGACTTTTGCCAAATTCCCCTCACTTTGGCACATGGAACCCTGGATGCCTTAGCTAACGGTAAAGAAAAACTCAGCCGTCACGATGTTTTGGCACTCCTGAAGAAATTTATCGATGTGAATATGAAAGCTAGCTGA
- the hpnJ gene encoding hopanoid biosynthesis associated radical SAM protein HpnJ has product MKKTLFLSPPSFDGFDGGAGSRYQAKREITSFWYPTWLAQPAALVPGSKLVDAPPHGQTVEDVLKITKDYELVIMHTSTPSLANDVKCAEAIKAQNPDVQIGFVGAHVAVLPEQTLQDHPVIDFVCRNEFDYTCKELAEGLPWEDIKGLSYRDKYSNIRHNEERPLIHDWDAMPSVLPTYARDLDITKYFIGYLLHPYISFYTGRGCPAKCTFCLWPQTIGGHLYRHKSPEVVGREMEEAKAIFGDKVREYMFDDDTFTIDKHRAIAISEHMKRLKLTWSCNARANLDYDTLKTLRDNGLRLLLVGFESGNQDILNRIKKGIKLEVAREFMKNCHKLGITVHGTFIIGLPIETQETVEETIRFACELSPHTIQVSIAAPYPGTELYEQAQANGWFTNQSLVANSGIQTSTLQYPTLSSEEIEDAVERMYRKFYFRPKAIIPIVKEMLTDRQMMVRRLREGGEFFSYLRERRNQQTAAHAGVGE; this is encoded by the coding sequence ATGAAGAAAACTTTGTTCCTCAGTCCTCCTTCTTTTGATGGATTTGACGGTGGTGCAGGTTCGCGATATCAAGCTAAACGCGAAATTACTTCCTTTTGGTATCCCACATGGCTAGCGCAACCGGCGGCTTTAGTGCCGGGTAGTAAGCTTGTGGATGCGCCGCCGCATGGACAGACTGTGGAAGATGTGCTGAAAATCACTAAGGATTACGAATTGGTAATCATGCACACTAGTACACCTTCATTAGCTAATGATGTGAAGTGTGCTGAGGCCATTAAAGCCCAAAATCCAGATGTGCAGATTGGTTTTGTTGGGGCCCATGTGGCAGTATTGCCAGAGCAAACACTGCAGGATCATCCAGTTATTGATTTTGTTTGTCGCAATGAATTTGACTATACCTGCAAAGAACTAGCTGAGGGTCTACCTTGGGAAGACATTAAAGGTCTTAGCTATCGCGATAAATACTCTAATATCCGCCACAATGAGGAACGTCCATTAATTCATGACTGGGATGCTATGCCCAGTGTGCTTCCTACCTATGCCCGTGACTTAGATATTACCAAATACTTCATCGGCTACTTACTGCATCCTTACATTTCCTTCTACACTGGGCGCGGTTGTCCGGCAAAATGCACCTTCTGCCTTTGGCCGCAGACAATTGGCGGTCACCTCTACCGTCATAAAAGCCCAGAAGTTGTAGGACGGGAAATGGAAGAAGCTAAAGCCATCTTTGGTGACAAGGTGCGGGAGTATATGTTTGATGATGATACCTTTACCATCGACAAACATCGTGCGATCGCAATTAGCGAACACATGAAGCGGCTCAAACTCACTTGGAGTTGTAACGCTCGTGCCAATTTAGACTACGATACCCTAAAAACTCTGCGCGACAACGGTCTGCGCTTGCTGCTTGTTGGTTTTGAATCTGGTAACCAAGATATTCTCAACCGCATTAAAAAAGGCATCAAGCTGGAAGTGGCGCGGGAATTTATGAAAAACTGCCATAAGCTAGGGATCACTGTGCATGGCACTTTCATTATTGGTCTACCAATTGAAACTCAAGAAACAGTAGAAGAGACAATTCGCTTCGCTTGCGAACTCAGTCCCCATACAATTCAAGTCTCAATTGCTGCACCATATCCCGGTACAGAACTTTACGAACAAGCCCAAGCTAACGGTTGGTTTACTAACCAATCTTTGGTAGCTAACTCCGGTATTCAAACCTCAACATTGCAATATCCCACGCTTTCCAGTGAAGAAATCGAAGACGCAGTTGAGCGTATGTATCGGAAATTCTACTTCCGTCCCAAAGCAATTATCCCCATTGTCAAGGAAATGCTTACAGACCGCCAGATGATGGTACGTCGCCTGCGCGAAGGCGGAGAGTTCTTCTCCTACCTGAGAGAACGCCGTAATCAGCAGACTGCTGCACACGCGGGGGTTGGGGAGTAG